A genomic segment from Micromonospora echinaurantiaca encodes:
- a CDS encoding DeoR/GlpR family DNA-binding transcription regulator has product MYAEERQQEIVRLARSNGRVDVATLADSLQVTAETIRRDLTTLERAGVLRRVHGGAIPMERIGFEPALAARDSVLIEEKERIAKLALAEVPQEGAIILDAGTTTARLAEALPTDRELTVVVNSPVLATILGTRPNLNVLLLGGRLRGRTLATVDDWALRPLADLYVDVAFLGTNGCSVERGLTTPDPAEAAVKRAMISAARRVVLLADHTKIGNDYFARFGSLSDLDLLITDLGVDEELASDVEAAGVRVVRA; this is encoded by the coding sequence ATGTACGCCGAGGAGCGACAGCAGGAGATCGTCCGGTTGGCACGGTCCAACGGACGCGTCGACGTGGCGACGCTCGCCGACAGCCTCCAGGTCACTGCCGAGACCATCCGGCGCGACCTGACCACGCTGGAGCGGGCCGGCGTCCTGCGTCGGGTGCACGGCGGCGCCATCCCGATGGAACGGATCGGGTTCGAGCCGGCGCTGGCCGCCCGGGACTCGGTCCTGATCGAGGAGAAGGAACGCATCGCGAAGCTCGCCCTGGCCGAGGTGCCGCAGGAGGGCGCCATCATCCTGGACGCGGGCACCACGACGGCCCGCCTCGCCGAGGCGCTGCCGACCGACCGGGAGCTGACCGTCGTCGTCAACTCCCCGGTCCTCGCCACCATCCTCGGCACCCGGCCGAACCTCAACGTCCTGCTGCTCGGCGGGCGGCTGCGCGGCCGCACCCTGGCGACCGTGGACGACTGGGCGCTACGCCCACTCGCCGACCTCTACGTCGACGTCGCGTTCCTCGGCACCAACGGCTGCTCCGTCGAGCGGGGCCTCACCACGCCCGACCCGGCCGAGGCGGCGGTGAAGCGAGCCATGATCAGCGCGGCCCGCCGGGTGGTGCTGCTCGCCGACCACACGAAGATCGGTAACGACTACTTCGCCCGGTTCGGGTCCCTGTCCGACCTCGACCTGCTCATCACCGACCTCGGCGTCGACGAGGAGCTGGCGTCCGATGTGGAGGCCGCCGGGGTGCGGGTGGTGCGGGCATGA
- a CDS encoding 1-phosphofructokinase family hexose kinase — MIVTLTLNPSLDRTIEIGELVRGDVIRATAAHLEPGGKGVNVSRALLANGVPSRALVPCGGDEGGQLIRLLRAEGVDVRALPISGRTRSNITLAEPDSTVTKINEPGPELSAGEFTAVTDQVLAEAGAGGCVVACGSAPPGLPAEAFLELCTRVVAAGDTLVVDTSGPALRAAATAGAALLKPNRDELAEVVERPLTCFDDVVDAAQELRSWGAGAVLASLGADGAVLVDAGGVLAGAAPVPRPRSSVGAGDALLAGFLAAGGVAAAGEGDPERAAVALTEALAWGAAAVSLPGSRMPRPADIRRETVRLHPRPDRARPLPTLN; from the coding sequence ATGATCGTGACGCTCACCCTCAACCCGAGTCTCGACCGCACCATCGAGATCGGCGAACTCGTCCGCGGTGACGTCATCCGTGCGACCGCCGCGCATCTCGAACCGGGTGGCAAGGGCGTGAACGTGTCCCGGGCGCTGCTGGCGAACGGGGTGCCGTCGCGGGCGCTGGTGCCCTGCGGTGGTGACGAGGGTGGGCAGCTCATCCGCCTGCTCCGCGCCGAGGGGGTCGACGTGCGGGCGCTACCGATCTCCGGTCGTACCCGGTCGAACATCACCCTCGCCGAGCCGGACAGCACCGTCACGAAGATAAACGAGCCGGGTCCGGAGCTGAGCGCCGGCGAGTTCACCGCGGTCACCGACCAGGTGCTCGCCGAAGCCGGAGCGGGCGGCTGCGTGGTCGCCTGCGGCAGCGCACCACCCGGCCTGCCGGCCGAGGCGTTCCTCGAACTCTGCACACGGGTCGTGGCCGCGGGGGACACGCTGGTCGTGGACACCAGCGGGCCGGCCCTGCGGGCGGCCGCGACGGCCGGCGCGGCCCTGCTGAAACCCAACCGGGACGAACTGGCCGAGGTGGTCGAGCGCCCGCTGACCTGCTTCGACGACGTCGTCGACGCCGCGCAGGAACTGCGCTCGTGGGGGGCCGGCGCGGTCCTTGCCAGCCTGGGGGCGGACGGCGCCGTCCTGGTCGACGCTGGCGGCGTGCTCGCCGGCGCGGCGCCGGTGCCCCGGCCACGCAGTTCTGTCGGTGCCGGCGACGCCCTGCTCGCCGGCTTCCTCGCCGCGGGCGGTGTCGCCGCCGCCGGCGAGGGCGACCCGGAACGGGCCGCGGTGGCGCTGACCGAAGCGCTGGCCTGGGGCGCCGCCGCCGTGAGCCTGCCCGGCAGCCGGATGCCCCGCCCCGCCGACATCCGCCGGGAGACCGTCCGCCTGCATCCCCGGCCGGACCGGGCCCGGCCGCTGCCCACCCTGAACTGA
- the mtlA gene encoding PTS mannitol transporter subunit IICB — protein MATPYTPPVHGTGVKATIQRLGGHLAGMVMPNIGAFIAWGLITALFIPTGWLPNEDFAALVGPMITMLLPVLIGYTGGRLVHGQRGAVVGAVATVGIVVGSEVPMFLGAMIIGPLAAYLVKLVDGLVQDRVRPGFEMLVDNFSAGIVGAGMALVGVWGIGPVVRALTNVAGDGVDWLVTNHLLGLVSVIVEPAKVLFLNNAINHGVLGPLGVTEAAENGKSILFMIETNPGPGLGLLLAYFLFGPRSLRPTAPAAMIIHFLGGIHEVYFPYVLMKPRLILAMIAGGAAGVSTFMVTGAGLVATPSPGSIFAYFAVTPKGGWFGVTLGILIAAAVTFGVAAVLLAFGRKEPDDADGEAVTPEEQADLERAELAAAQRRSAANKRPAPTARESLDDGSSPSPVREA, from the coding sequence ATGGCCACTCCCTACACACCCCCGGTCCACGGCACCGGCGTCAAGGCGACGATCCAGCGGCTCGGCGGCCACCTCGCCGGCATGGTGATGCCGAACATCGGCGCCTTCATCGCCTGGGGTCTGATCACCGCCCTGTTCATCCCCACCGGGTGGCTGCCCAACGAGGACTTCGCGGCCCTGGTCGGGCCGATGATCACCATGCTGCTGCCGGTGCTCATCGGCTACACCGGCGGTCGCCTGGTGCACGGTCAGCGCGGCGCCGTCGTCGGCGCCGTCGCCACGGTCGGCATCGTGGTCGGCTCCGAGGTCCCCATGTTCCTCGGTGCGATGATCATCGGGCCGCTGGCCGCGTATCTCGTGAAGCTGGTCGACGGGCTCGTCCAGGACCGGGTCCGCCCCGGGTTCGAGATGCTGGTGGACAACTTCTCCGCCGGTATCGTCGGCGCGGGCATGGCCCTGGTCGGCGTGTGGGGGATCGGCCCGGTCGTCCGCGCCCTGACCAACGTGGCCGGCGACGGCGTGGACTGGCTGGTCACCAACCATCTGCTCGGGCTGGTGTCGGTCATCGTCGAGCCGGCGAAGGTCCTCTTCCTCAACAACGCCATCAACCACGGCGTCCTCGGGCCGCTGGGGGTGACCGAGGCGGCCGAGAACGGCAAGTCGATCCTGTTCATGATCGAGACGAATCCCGGTCCCGGGCTCGGCCTGCTCCTGGCGTACTTCCTGTTCGGCCCGCGGTCGCTGCGCCCGACCGCACCCGCCGCGATGATCATCCACTTCCTCGGCGGCATCCACGAGGTCTACTTCCCGTACGTGCTGATGAAGCCCCGCCTGATCCTCGCGATGATCGCCGGTGGGGCGGCCGGCGTCTCCACCTTCATGGTCACCGGCGCCGGCCTGGTCGCCACACCCTCGCCGGGCAGCATCTTCGCCTACTTCGCGGTCACCCCGAAGGGCGGCTGGTTCGGCGTCACCCTCGGCATCCTGATCGCCGCCGCGGTCACCTTCGGCGTCGCGGCGGTGCTGCTCGCGTTCGGACGCAAGGAGCCGGACGACGCCGACGGCGAGGCCGTCACCCCCGAGGAGCAGGCCGACCTCGAGCGGGCGGAGCTGGCCGCCGCGCAACGCCGGTCGGCCGCCAACAAGCGGCCGGCGCCGACCGCCCGCGAGTCGCTCGACGACGGCAGCAGCCCCAGCCCCGTGAGAGAGGCCTGA
- a CDS encoding PTS lactose transporter subunit IIB, with protein sequence MTTIHGTAIRKVVVACDAGMGSSAMLAGQLRRQLGKHSVTVEHTPVDAIPADADVVICHQGLAERARRSAPDVIVIPIRVFIGDPAVAKVVKAVQTGGELNG encoded by the coding sequence ATGACCACCATCCACGGCACCGCCATCCGCAAGGTCGTCGTCGCCTGCGACGCCGGCATGGGCAGCAGCGCGATGCTCGCCGGCCAGCTCCGCCGCCAACTCGGCAAGCACTCGGTGACCGTCGAGCACACGCCGGTCGACGCCATCCCGGCCGACGCCGACGTGGTGATCTGCCACCAGGGCCTCGCCGAGCGCGCCCGACGCAGCGCACCGGACGTGATCGTCATCCCGATCCGGGTCTTCATCGGCGACCCGGCGGTGGCCAAGGTCGTCAAGGCCGTGCAGACCGGCGGTGAGCTGAATGGATGA
- a CDS encoding PTS sugar transporter subunit IIA, translating to MDDNLLTPDAIRLDEQASTREDAVRRCGAVLVEIGAVDPAYVTTMLDRERSISTYVGEGVAIPHGTSGGRTAIRRDALAVLRFPAGVDWGGDRVTVCVAIAAQGDGHVDLLAELAEILLDPDRARALREADHPEQVRRLLSGAAVDLQTREEPAA from the coding sequence ATGGATGACAACCTGCTGACGCCGGACGCCATCCGGCTCGACGAGCAGGCCAGCACCCGGGAGGACGCCGTCCGGCGCTGCGGCGCCGTGCTGGTCGAGATCGGCGCCGTCGACCCGGCGTACGTCACGACCATGCTGGACCGGGAGAGATCCATCTCCACCTACGTGGGGGAGGGGGTCGCCATCCCGCACGGCACCTCCGGCGGCCGGACGGCGATCCGCCGGGACGCCCTCGCCGTCCTCCGCTTTCCCGCCGGGGTGGACTGGGGCGGCGACCGGGTCACGGTCTGCGTGGCCATCGCCGCCCAGGGCGACGGTCACGTCGACCTGCTCGCCGAACTCGCCGAGATCCTCCTGGACCCGGACCGGGCCCGCGCGCTGCGCGAGGCGGACCACCCCGAGCAGGTACGACGGCTGCTGTCCGGCGCGGCCGTTGACCTCCAGACCCGAGAGGAACCAGCGGCATGA
- a CDS encoding zinc-dependent dehydrogenase: MKVLRFHAPGDVRLENVPEPEPGPGDVKIRVRNCSTCGTDVKISRFGHHHIVPPRVMGHEIAGEVVAVGAGVDRWTPGDRVQVIAAIPCGRCGECRRGRRTVCPNQESMGYHYDGGFAEYLVVPAKVLAVGGLHRIPDGLGYAEASVAEPLACALNGQNLARVGAGDDVVVIGSGPIGCLHVRLARARGAARVVLVELNRDRLDRAAALVAPDAAVCAADVDPVDAVLKLTDGRGADVVVTAAASGAAQEQAVQMAARQGRISLFGGLPKDQPVINLDANLVHYRELTIVGANGSSPDHNAEALRLIASGAVPVGDLITHRLPLDGALDAFDLVAAGEAIKVTIEP; encoded by the coding sequence ATGAAGGTCCTGCGTTTCCACGCTCCCGGCGACGTCCGGCTCGAGAACGTACCGGAGCCCGAGCCCGGGCCGGGGGACGTGAAGATCCGGGTACGCAACTGCTCCACCTGCGGCACCGACGTGAAGATCTCCCGCTTCGGCCACCACCACATCGTCCCGCCCCGGGTGATGGGGCACGAGATCGCCGGCGAGGTGGTGGCGGTCGGCGCGGGCGTCGACAGGTGGACGCCGGGCGACCGGGTCCAGGTCATCGCCGCCATCCCCTGCGGGCGGTGCGGCGAGTGCCGCCGGGGGCGGCGCACGGTCTGCCCCAACCAGGAGTCGATGGGCTACCACTACGACGGCGGCTTCGCCGAGTACCTGGTCGTACCGGCCAAGGTGCTCGCCGTCGGCGGGCTCCACCGCATCCCCGACGGGCTCGGCTACGCCGAGGCGTCGGTGGCCGAGCCGCTCGCCTGCGCCCTGAACGGGCAGAACCTCGCCCGGGTCGGCGCGGGCGACGACGTGGTCGTGATCGGTTCGGGCCCGATCGGCTGCCTGCACGTCCGCCTGGCCCGGGCCCGGGGCGCCGCCCGGGTCGTCCTCGTCGAACTCAACCGGGACCGGCTCGACCGGGCGGCGGCCCTGGTCGCACCGGACGCGGCCGTCTGCGCCGCCGACGTCGACCCGGTGGACGCCGTCCTGAAGCTCACCGACGGGCGCGGAGCCGATGTCGTCGTCACCGCCGCCGCGTCCGGGGCGGCGCAGGAACAGGCCGTCCAGATGGCTGCCCGGCAGGGCCGGATCAGCCTCTTCGGTGGCCTCCCCAAGGACCAGCCGGTGATCAACCTGGACGCCAACCTGGTGCACTACCGCGAACTGACGATCGTCGGCGCGAACGGATCCAGTCCCGACCACAACGCCGAGGCGCTGCGCCTCATCGCATCCGGCGCGGTGCCGGTCGGCGACCTGATCACCCACCGGCTGCCGCTCGACGGCGCGCTCGACGCGTTCGACCTGGTGGCCGCCGGCGAGGCGATCAAGGTGACCATCGAGCCCTGA
- a CDS encoding HPr family phosphocarrier protein codes for MPTRTVTVGSASGLHARPAAIFVAAAAAQPVPVTIRTSGRSPVPARSMLSVLSLAAKHGTEVILEADGPAADAALDALAALIARDLDAEEGQQGDG; via the coding sequence ATGCCCACCCGAACCGTCACGGTCGGCTCCGCCAGCGGCCTGCACGCCCGGCCCGCCGCGATCTTCGTCGCCGCCGCCGCGGCCCAGCCCGTCCCAGTGACCATCCGGACCAGCGGCAGGTCCCCGGTACCCGCCCGCAGCATGCTGTCGGTGCTCTCCCTCGCCGCCAAGCACGGCACCGAGGTGATCCTCGAAGCCGACGGCCCGGCCGCCGACGCGGCGCTCGACGCGTTGGCCGCACTGATCGCCCGTGACCTGGACGCCGAGGAAGGGCAGCAGGGCGATGGTTGA
- the ptsP gene encoding phosphoenolpyruvate--protein phosphotransferase codes for MVESLRGIGVSPGRAAGPAYRMTPPPPVPAPTPVTDPDAEAGRAAAALAAVAADLTRRAAAAASGAGAEILRAQVLMAEDPELTAAVLAQVRSGCSAPVAIDRVLAVHRQAFQSAGGYLAERVADLDDIRDRAVAACLGLPPPGIPDPGHPFVLVARDLAPADTAGLDPGRVLALVTEDGGPTSHTAILARAAGLPAVVRCPGALEIADGVPVAVDGSTGEVAVGVDRHAIAASRIAEQRRRRRLAAGQGPGRTADGHPVALYGNIGSARDLHGNLEGVGLFRTELLYLDRADAPGRDEQAAAYAEVFAALPGRRVIVRTLDAGADKPLPFLHHGDEPNPALGIRGLRLARRRPDVLRAQLEAIAQAARSATADVWVMAPMVATVAEAAGFAAVCRDVGLPTAGAMVEVPAAALRARALLGVVDFLSIGTNDLSQYTFAADRQCGQLADLLDPGQPALLELVAACAAAGQAAGKPVGVCGEAAADPRLAPVLVGLGVTSLSMAPRAVPEVREALAAHTLADCRRLAAEALAAGDVSAPSSRTNTP; via the coding sequence ATGGTTGAATCGTTGCGCGGCATCGGCGTCAGCCCTGGCCGCGCGGCCGGCCCGGCGTACCGGATGACGCCGCCGCCACCAGTGCCCGCACCCACCCCCGTGACCGATCCCGACGCTGAGGCCGGCCGAGCGGCGGCGGCGCTGGCCGCGGTGGCCGCGGACCTGACCCGCCGCGCCGCGGCCGCCGCGTCCGGCGCCGGCGCCGAGATCCTGCGAGCGCAGGTCCTGATGGCGGAGGACCCCGAGTTGACCGCCGCGGTGCTCGCGCAGGTGCGTTCCGGGTGCAGCGCCCCGGTCGCCATCGACCGCGTGCTCGCCGTGCACCGGCAGGCCTTCCAGTCCGCCGGGGGCTATCTCGCCGAACGGGTCGCCGACCTGGACGACATCCGGGACCGGGCCGTCGCCGCGTGTCTGGGCCTGCCGCCGCCCGGCATCCCCGACCCCGGCCATCCGTTCGTGCTGGTCGCCCGCGACCTCGCGCCGGCCGACACCGCCGGGCTCGACCCCGGGCGGGTGCTCGCTCTGGTCACCGAGGACGGCGGCCCGACCAGCCACACCGCCATCCTGGCGCGCGCCGCCGGGCTGCCGGCCGTGGTCCGCTGCCCGGGCGCGCTGGAGATCGCCGACGGCGTACCGGTCGCCGTCGACGGCTCGACCGGCGAGGTCGCGGTGGGCGTCGACCGGCACGCCATCGCGGCGAGCCGGATCGCCGAGCAACGCCGCCGGCGGCGGCTCGCCGCCGGGCAGGGGCCGGGCCGCACCGCCGACGGGCACCCGGTCGCGCTGTACGGCAACATCGGGTCGGCCCGGGACCTGCACGGCAACCTGGAGGGCGTCGGGCTGTTCCGCACCGAACTGCTCTACCTGGACCGGGCCGACGCGCCCGGCCGCGACGAGCAGGCCGCGGCGTACGCGGAGGTCTTCGCCGCACTGCCCGGGCGGCGGGTGATCGTCCGGACCCTGGACGCCGGGGCCGACAAACCCCTGCCGTTCCTTCATCACGGCGACGAGCCAAACCCCGCGCTGGGGATTCGCGGCCTGCGCCTGGCGCGGCGGCGACCGGACGTCCTGCGCGCTCAACTGGAGGCGATCGCGCAGGCGGCCCGGTCCGCGACGGCCGACGTCTGGGTGATGGCGCCGATGGTGGCGACGGTCGCCGAGGCGGCCGGGTTCGCCGCCGTCTGTCGCGATGTCGGTCTGCCGACGGCGGGGGCGATGGTCGAGGTGCCGGCGGCGGCGCTCCGGGCGCGGGCGCTGCTCGGCGTGGTCGATTTCCTGAGCATCGGCACGAACGACCTGAGCCAGTACACCTTCGCCGCCGACCGCCAGTGTGGGCAACTCGCCGACCTGCTCGATCCGGGGCAGCCCGCGCTGCTCGAGCTGGTCGCCGCCTGCGCGGCCGCTGGCCAGGCGGCCGGCAAGCCGGTCGGGGTCTGCGGCGAGGCGGCGGCCGACCCGAGGCTCGCACCCGTTCTCGTCGGCCTCGGCGTGACCAGCCTGTCGATGGCGCCCCGGGCCGTGCCCGAGGTGCGGGAGGCGCTCGCCGCGCACACCCTCGCGGACTGCCGACGACTGGCCGCCGAGGCGTTGGCAGCGGGCGACGTCAGCGCACCGTCATCGCGCACGAACACTCCGTGA
- the dinB gene encoding DNA polymerase IV, translating to MSGEASILHADLDAFYASVEQRDDPRLRGRPVIVGGGVVLAASYEAKARGVRSAMGGRQARRLCPEAIVVPPRMSAYTAASRAVFEIFRQTTPLVEGLSVDEAFLDVGGLRRLAGPPADIAARLRHEVRHRVGLPITVGVARTKFLAKVASGVAKPDGLLVVPPDGELAFLHPLPVERLWGVGPVTATKLRERGIRTVGQVARLGEATLVSLLGAGAGRHLHALAHNRDPRPVQVGRRRASMGAQHALGGPAHSPAELDAVLAGLVDRVTRRMRGATRTGRTVTLRLRFADYTRATRSHTLPKATADTQPLLAAARALLRAALPEIDRRGITLLGVSVANLDGGHVQPPLPFERDPGADLDAAVDAVRDRFGSAALTRAVLLGRDTGPEMPRLPD from the coding sequence GTGTCGGGCGAGGCGAGCATCCTGCACGCCGACCTGGACGCGTTCTACGCGTCGGTCGAGCAGCGGGACGACCCGCGCCTGCGCGGCCGGCCGGTGATCGTCGGTGGCGGGGTGGTCCTCGCCGCCAGCTACGAGGCGAAGGCCCGGGGCGTACGCAGCGCGATGGGCGGCCGGCAGGCCCGCCGGCTGTGCCCGGAGGCGATCGTGGTGCCGCCCCGGATGTCGGCGTACACGGCGGCCAGCCGCGCGGTGTTCGAGATCTTCCGGCAGACCACCCCGCTGGTCGAGGGGCTCTCGGTCGACGAGGCGTTCCTCGACGTGGGTGGCCTGCGCCGGCTGGCGGGGCCGCCGGCCGACATCGCCGCCCGGCTGCGGCACGAGGTGCGCCATCGGGTTGGCCTGCCGATCACGGTGGGCGTGGCCCGGACGAAGTTCCTGGCCAAGGTGGCCAGCGGGGTGGCCAAGCCGGACGGCCTACTGGTCGTGCCGCCCGACGGCGAGCTTGCCTTCCTGCATCCGCTGCCGGTGGAGCGGCTGTGGGGCGTCGGGCCGGTCACCGCGACGAAGCTGCGCGAGCGCGGCATCCGTACCGTCGGCCAGGTCGCCCGGCTCGGCGAGGCGACCCTGGTCTCGCTGCTCGGCGCGGGCGCCGGCCGGCACCTGCACGCCCTGGCGCACAACCGCGACCCCCGGCCGGTGCAGGTGGGCCGGCGCCGCGCGTCGATGGGGGCGCAACACGCCCTCGGCGGCCCGGCGCACTCGCCGGCCGAGCTGGACGCCGTCCTCGCCGGCCTGGTCGACCGGGTGACCCGGCGGATGCGCGGAGCCACCCGCACCGGCCGGACGGTGACGCTGCGGCTGCGTTTCGCCGACTACACCCGGGCGACCCGTTCACACACCCTGCCGAAGGCGACCGCGGACACCCAGCCGCTGCTCGCCGCCGCCCGGGCGCTGCTGCGCGCGGCCCTGCCGGAGATCGACCGGCGCGGCATCACCCTGCTCGGGGTCTCGGTGGCGAACCTGGACGGCGGGCACGTGCAGCCGCCGTTGCCGTTCGAGCGCGATCCGGGCGCCGACCTCGACGCCGCGGTCGACGCGGTGCGGGACCGGTTCGGATCGGCCGCACTCACCCGCGCGGTGCTGCTCGGTCGGGACACCGGCCCGGAGATGCCCCGACTGCCGGACTGA
- a CDS encoding GNAT family N-acetyltransferase: MLIRRETAGDVEAVRAVHTAAFAKADQPGAVPVEATLVDALRADDGWLPALSLVAADPDGQVVGHVVCTRGRVAGEPVALGLGPLGVLPAWQRRGVGSALMHAVLGAAEALGEPLVVLLGHPDYYPRFGFRPAVDLGVTPPGPWGPRYFMARPMSAWRPSIRGEFRYAAPFDDL; this comes from the coding sequence ATGTTGATCAGACGCGAGACCGCGGGCGACGTCGAGGCCGTCCGGGCGGTGCACACCGCCGCGTTCGCCAAGGCGGACCAGCCCGGTGCCGTACCCGTGGAGGCGACCCTGGTCGACGCGCTGCGCGCCGACGACGGCTGGCTGCCGGCGCTGTCCCTGGTCGCGGCGGATCCGGACGGGCAGGTCGTCGGGCACGTGGTGTGCACCCGCGGTCGGGTGGCCGGCGAGCCGGTGGCGCTCGGGCTCGGGCCGCTCGGGGTGCTGCCGGCGTGGCAGCGGCGCGGCGTGGGCAGCGCGCTGATGCACGCCGTGCTCGGCGCGGCGGAGGCGCTCGGCGAGCCGCTGGTGGTGCTGCTCGGCCACCCCGACTACTACCCCCGGTTCGGCTTCCGGCCGGCGGTGGACCTCGGCGTCACGCCACCCGGGCCGTGGGGGCCGCGCTACTTCATGGCCCGCCCGATGAGCGCCTGGCGACCGTCGATCCGCGGCGAATTCCGGTACGCGGCGCCGTTCGACGATCTCTGA
- a CDS encoding FMN-binding glutamate synthase family protein, which yields MKWASRAVPAVAAAVAALATRDLLQRDHALLRNFPVLGRARYLLEAIGPELRQYIVAGNNEERPFTRDQRRWVYASAKGQNNYFGFGTDNDIEFTPGYPIIKHRTFGRAVPPSTPGAGHDVRLPCAKVLGGARGRAGAFRPGSVVNISGMSFGSLSGNAVEALNRGAALAGCLQNTGEGGLSPYHRKGGELVFQIGTAYFGCRDEHGRFSLDRLKDLVAGAPVRALEIKLSQGAKPSLGGLLPGAKVSAEIAATRGVPPGRDCVSPSRHAEFSDCDSLLDWVELLAAETGLPVGIKSAVGDLGFWAELTTLMRDTGRGVDFVTIDGGEGGTGAAPLIFTDSVSLPFQQGFARVYQTFAERDLHEQVVFVGAGKLGLPDNAVVALALGCDLVNVGREAMLAIGCIQAQKCHTDTCPTGVATQNAWLARGLDPASKSVRAANYVRTLRRDLMKVAEACGVEHPGLISTDAVEVLDGRTSSTPLREVYGYRPEWGLPAPADRAEIVRLMTAEAPQGGSAPPSPTAVG from the coding sequence ATGAAGTGGGCCAGCCGAGCCGTACCCGCCGTCGCCGCCGCCGTCGCCGCCCTGGCCACGCGGGACCTCCTGCAACGCGACCACGCGCTGCTGCGCAACTTCCCGGTGCTCGGGCGGGCCCGCTACCTGCTCGAGGCGATCGGCCCGGAGCTGCGCCAGTACATCGTGGCCGGCAACAACGAGGAACGGCCGTTCACCCGGGACCAGCGGCGCTGGGTGTACGCGTCGGCGAAGGGGCAGAACAACTACTTCGGCTTCGGCACCGACAACGACATCGAGTTCACCCCCGGCTACCCCATCATCAAGCACCGCACCTTCGGCCGGGCGGTGCCGCCGTCCACGCCGGGCGCCGGTCACGACGTACGGCTGCCGTGTGCCAAGGTGCTCGGCGGCGCGCGGGGACGGGCCGGTGCCTTCCGGCCCGGGTCGGTGGTGAACATCTCCGGGATGAGCTTCGGGTCGCTGTCCGGCAACGCGGTAGAGGCGTTGAACCGCGGCGCGGCGCTGGCCGGTTGCCTGCAGAACACCGGTGAGGGTGGCCTGTCGCCGTACCACCGCAAGGGTGGTGAGCTGGTCTTCCAGATCGGCACCGCGTACTTCGGTTGCCGCGACGAGCACGGCCGGTTCAGCCTGGACCGGCTCAAGGACCTGGTCGCCGGCGCGCCGGTGCGGGCGCTGGAGATCAAGCTCAGCCAGGGCGCGAAGCCCAGCCTCGGCGGGCTGTTGCCCGGCGCCAAGGTGTCGGCGGAGATCGCCGCCACCCGGGGCGTCCCGCCGGGGCGCGACTGCGTCAGCCCGTCCCGGCACGCCGAGTTCTCCGACTGCGACAGCCTGCTCGACTGGGTGGAGTTGCTGGCCGCCGAGACCGGGCTGCCGGTCGGCATCAAGTCCGCGGTCGGCGACCTGGGCTTCTGGGCGGAACTGACCACGCTGATGCGCGACACCGGCCGGGGCGTCGACTTCGTCACCATCGACGGCGGCGAGGGCGGCACCGGCGCCGCCCCGCTGATCTTCACCGACTCGGTGTCGCTCCCCTTCCAGCAGGGCTTCGCCCGGGTCTACCAGACCTTCGCCGAGCGGGACCTGCACGAGCAGGTGGTCTTCGTCGGCGCCGGCAAGCTCGGCCTGCCGGACAACGCGGTGGTGGCCCTCGCGCTCGGTTGCGACCTGGTCAACGTCGGCCGGGAGGCGATGCTGGCGATCGGCTGCATCCAGGCGCAGAAGTGCCACACCGACACCTGCCCGACCGGGGTGGCCACCCAGAACGCGTGGCTCGCCCGGGGCCTGGACCCGGCGTCGAAGTCGGTCCGCGCGGCTAACTACGTCCGGACGTTGCGCCGAGACCTGATGAAGGTGGCCGAGGCGTGCGGGGTGGAACACCCCGGCCTCATCTCCACCGACGCCGTCGAGGTGCTCGACGGACGCACCTCGTCCACGCCGCTGCGCGAGGTGTACGGGTACCGGCCGGAGTGGGGCCTGCCGGCACCGGCCGACCGGGCGGAGATCGTCCGGCTGATGACCGCCGAGGCGCCGCAGGGCGGCTCCGCCCCGCCCTCCCCCACCGCGGTCGGCTGA